One window of the Rosa rugosa chromosome 3, drRosRugo1.1, whole genome shotgun sequence genome contains the following:
- the LOC133740703 gene encoding probable clathrin assembly protein At4g32285, with the protein MAPSTIRKAIGAVKDQTSIGIAKVASNMAPDLEVAIVKATSHEDEPAGEKYIREILQLTSYSRGYVHACVSAVSKRLGKTRDWIVALKALILVHRLMNDGDPVFQDEILYATRKGTRLLNLSDFRDEAHSSSWDHSAFVRTFAMYLDQRLDLILFERKGGSGTTPARDLGSNSRDSGGSGNFRSPPPRPNYEYEYGGEAREYENGGGMRRSRSYDYDNGGGMRRSRSYGDVSESAKSEKRVVTPLREMKPERIFGKMGHLQRLLDRFLSIRPTGLAKNNRMILIALYPVVRESFQLYADICEVLAVLLDKFFDMEYTDCVKAFEAYASAAKQIDELVAFYSWCKDTGVARSSEYPEIQKIGSKLLETLEEFVRDRSKRGKSPERRQELPAPVAQEEEPQPDMNEMKALPAPENWTPPPPPEPEPEPQPKPQPVVQEDLVDLRDNGVSADNQGNNMALALFAGPAANGNTNGSWEAFPSDGQPQVTSAWQNPAAEPGKADWELALVETASNLNHQQAAMGGGLDPLLLNGMYDQGIVRQHVGTAQLSGGSASSVALPGPGKSATPVLALPAPDGTVMPVNQDPFAASLIIPPPSYVQMADMEKKQHLLVQEQQVWNQYAKEGMQGQTSLAKMNGAGAGAGFYGAPPMQMMPYGMPPVNGMGPPAGYYYAPY; encoded by the coding sequence ATGGCGCCGAGCACGATCCGGAAGGCGATCGGAGCCGTCAAGGACCAGACGAGCATCGGAATCGCGAAGGTCGCCAGCAACATGGCGCCGGACCTGGAGGTCGCCATCGTGAAGGCCACCAGCCACGAGGACGAGCCGGCCGGCGAGAAGTACATCCGGGAGATCCTCCAGCTGACGTCATACTCCCGGGGATACGTCCACGCGTGCGTGTCGGCGGTGTCGAAGCGACTGGGGAAGACGCGCGACTGGATCGTGGCGCTCAAGGCGTTGATACTGGTGCACCGCCTCATGAACGACGGCGACCCTGTCTTCCAGGACGAGATCCTCTACGCCACGCGCAAGGGCACCAGGCTGCTGAACCTGTCCGATTTCAGGGACGAGGCTCACTCCAGCTCATGGGATCACTCTGCCTttgtgaggacttttgctatgTACTTGGACCAGAGGCTTGATTTGATTCTTTTCGAGAGGAAGGGTGGTAGTGGTACTACTCCGGCCAGGGACCTGGGGTCTAATTCCAGAGACAGCGGCGGTTCTGGAAATTTCCGGTCTCCGCCGCCGAGGCCGAACTATGAGTATGAGTATGGGGGAGAGGCCAGGGAGTATGAGAATGGAGGAGGGATGAGGCGGTCCAGATCTTATGACTATGATAATGGAGGAGGAATGAGGAGGTCAAGGTCTTATGGAGATGTGAGTGAGTCTGCGAAATCGGAGAAGAGAGTTGTGACTCCGTTGAGGGAAATGAAGCCGGAgaggattttcggcaaaatggggCACTTGCAGAGGCTATTGGATCGGTTTCTGTCGATCCGGCCCACGGGGTTGGCCAAGAACAATAGGATGATTCTGATTGCTTTGTACCCGGTGGTGAGGGAGAGCTTTCAGCTGTATGCCGATATTTGCGAGGTTTTGGCGGTTTTGCTTGATAAGTTTTTCGATATGGAGTATACCGATTGTGTGAAGGCGTTTGAGGCTTATGCCAGTGCGGCTAAGCAGATTGATGAGCTTGTTGCGTTCTATAGTTGGTGCAAGGACACTGGGGTTGCCAGGTCGTCAGAGTATCCAGAGATTCAGAAGATTGGGAGTAAGTTATTGGAGACATTGGAGGAGTTTGTGAGGGACAGAAGTAAGAGAGGCAAGAGTCCTGAAAGGAGACAGGAGCTTCCGGCTCCGGTGGCTCAGGAGGAGGAGCCCCAACCTGATATGAATGAGATGAAGGCTTTGCCTGCGCCGGAGAATTGGACTCCTCCACCCCCACCTGAGCCGGAGCCGGAGCCTCAGCCAAAGCCTCAACCAGTGGTCCAAGAAGACTTGGTGGATTTGAGAGATAATGGGGTTTCAGCTGATAATCAGGGGAATAACATGGCTTTGGCTTTGTTTGCTGGTCCTGCCGCCAATGGCAATACAAATGGTTCTTGGGAAGCGTTCCCTTCAGATGGGCAGCCCCAAGTCACCTCAGCTTGGCAGAATCCGGCTGCAGAACCCGGAAAGGCCGATTGGGAACTTGCTCTGGTCGAGACAGCAAGCAATTTAAACCACCAGCAAGCAGCAATGGGTGGTGGATTGGATCCATTGTTGTTGAATGGTATGTATGATCAGGGCATTGTGAGGCAGCATGTCGGCACTGCCCAATTGAGTGGTGGAAGTGCAAGTAGTGTTGCATTGCCCGGGCCCGGGAAGAGCGCTACACCCGTATTAGCTCTTCCCGCCCCTGACGGCACAGTGATGCCAGTGAATCAGGACCCGTTTGCTGCATCATTGATCATTCCACCTCCTTCCTATGTGCAAATGGCTGATATGGAGAAGAAGCAGCATTTACTTGTGCAGGAACAGCAGGTGTGGAATCAATATGCCAAGGAAGGAATGCAGGGCCAGACTAGCTTGGCCAAAATGAACGGGGCCGGGGCCGGGGCCGGGTTCTACGGGGCACCTCCCATGCAGATGATGCCGTATGGAATGCCTCCGGTGAACGGAATGGGGCCACCCGCCGGGTATTACTACGCTCCTTACTGA
- the LOC133740708 gene encoding glyoxylate/hydroxypyruvate reductase HPR3-like: MAELLDLPEVLIIQPPPPFTSFESDFTQKFNILRAWESSLPLDQFLTTHAQSVQALLCHVFTPVNGDLLRLLPALKLVVSVSTGANHVDKAECRRRGIAVTNAGNAYSEDVADMAVGLFIDVNRIISAADWYVRRGLWSSKGDYPLGSKISGKRVGIVGLGNIGYEVAKRLEGFGCKISYNSRSERPSLSYPFYSNVCELAANSDALIICCALTDQTRHMINKEVLSALGKDGVVVNIGRGAIIDEKELVKCLVNGEIRGAGLDVFENEPHIPKELVAMDNVVLSPHKAVLTLESFKRGSEVMIANLEAFFSNKPLVTPVMD; the protein is encoded by the exons ATGGCCGAGTTGCTAGACCTGCCAGAAGTCCTGATTATCCAACCACCACCGCCCTTCACATCTTTCGAATCCGACTTCACCCAAAAGTTCAACATACTGCGAGCATGGGAATCATCTCTCCCTCTGGACCAGTTCCTCACCACCCACGCCCAATCAGTCCAGGCCCTCCTTTGCCACGTTTTCACTCCCGTCAACGGCGACCTCCTCCGGCTGCTACCGGCGCTGAAGCTCGTGGTGTCTGTCAGCACCGGCGCCAACCACGTGGACAAAGCTGAGTGCCGGAGGCGTGGGATTGCGGTGACCAATGCCGGAAATGCGTACTCGGAAGATGTTGCTGATATGGCTGTTGGGTTGTTCATCGATGTGAATCGGATAATTTCAGCAGCTGATTGGTACGTTAGACGTGGGCTTTGGTCTAGCAAGGGAGACTATCCTCTTGGTTCCAAG ATAAGTGGAAAGCGAGTAGGTATTGTTGGATTGGGAAACATTGGCTATGAAGTTGCCAAAAGACTTGAGGGCTTTGGCTGCAAGATCTCATACAACTCAAGGAGCGAAAGGCCGTCTTTGTCATACCCCTTCTATTCCAATGTCTGTGAGCTCGCAGCTAATAGTGATGCCCTCATCATCTGTTGTGCATTGACAGACCAAACCCGCCACATGATCAACAAGGAAGTCTTATCTGCGTTGGGCAAAGATGGGGTGGTAGTTAATATAGGGCGTGGGGCAATTATTGATGAGAAAGAATTGGTCAAGTGTTTGGTGAATGGAGAGATCAGAGGTGCTGGTTTGGATGTGTTTGAGAATGAGCCTCATATACCGAAAGAGCTTGTGGCAATGGACAATGTTGTTCTGTCTCCACATAAGGCTGTTCTTACCCTAGAGTCTTTCAAGAGAGGAAGTGAAGTAATGATCGCCAATTTGGAAGCTTTCTTCTCCAACAAACCTTTGGTTACTCCAGTCATGGATTAA